Proteins found in one Litorihabitans aurantiacus genomic segment:
- a CDS encoding metal ABC transporter ATP-binding protein — MSAPRTGVEETPAAVVDVRGLSVDLGGSRILREVDLTVARGEFVALLGANGSGKSTLVRTLVGVLPPAAGTVTMLGADVTRRAGVPWGRIGYVPQRSTATAGVPATVVEVVRSGLLAAGRLRPPRDGEARVRRALARVDLADRADRAVAELSGGQQQRVLIARALARDPELLLLDEPLAGVDAANQESFARTMAGLRDDGVTVLVVLHETGPLAPLITRAVVLRHGAVVHDGEPPRPAPGHDHDDHDHQHPHDGDHLERDDARGPDDWRRGYPHGDRPTGDRSAIRISPGGFA; from the coding sequence GTGAGCGCGCCCCGCACCGGCGTCGAGGAGACGCCTGCCGCCGTCGTCGACGTCCGCGGCCTCTCGGTCGACCTCGGCGGCTCGCGCATCCTGCGCGAGGTCGACCTCACCGTGGCGCGCGGGGAGTTCGTGGCGCTTCTCGGCGCCAACGGGTCCGGCAAGTCGACGCTGGTGCGCACCCTCGTGGGCGTCCTGCCGCCCGCCGCGGGAACGGTCACGATGCTCGGTGCCGACGTCACGCGCCGCGCCGGCGTCCCGTGGGGCCGCATCGGATACGTCCCGCAGCGTTCGACGGCGACGGCGGGCGTCCCCGCGACCGTGGTCGAGGTCGTCCGGTCCGGCCTCCTCGCCGCGGGTCGGCTGCGTCCCCCGCGCGACGGCGAGGCGCGGGTCCGCCGCGCCCTGGCGCGGGTGGACCTCGCCGACCGCGCCGACCGCGCCGTCGCCGAGCTCTCCGGCGGCCAGCAGCAGCGCGTCCTCATCGCCCGCGCGCTCGCCCGCGACCCCGAGCTGCTGCTGCTCGACGAGCCCCTGGCCGGTGTCGACGCCGCGAACCAGGAGTCGTTCGCCCGCACGATGGCGGGGCTGCGTGACGACGGCGTCACCGTGCTGGTCGTGCTGCACGAGACCGGCCCGCTGGCGCCGCTCATCACGCGCGCCGTCGTGCTCCGGCACGGCGCGGTGGTGCACGACGGCGAGCCTCCTCGCCCGGCGCCGGGTCACGACCACGACGACCACGACCACCAGCACCCGCACGACGGCGACCACCTCGAACGCGACGACGCGCGCGGCCCGGACGACTGGCGCCGCGGCTACCCGCACGGCGACCGCCCCACGGGCGACCGCTCCGCCATCCGCATCTCCCCGGGAGGGTTCGCGTGA
- a CDS encoding metal ABC transporter substrate-binding protein: MQLRFRRALVPISALALALPLAACGDGGGTASDAAGDTVDVLASFYPLQYLTQRVGGDAVTVSSLTPAGAEPHDLELSPAQVASVGRADLVVYLSGFQPAVDTAVTEAAPTAIDVAGAARLRDAAHEEEHDHEGEEEGHDHGTLDPHFWLDPIRMADAADAVAAQLSEVDPDGAADFEANAATLRTELEGLDGSYRTGLAQCETTTIVVAHEAYGYLATAYGLEQEGISGIDPDAEPSPARLREIEQVVRDTGVNIIFTESLIDPRVAEVLAGDLGITTGVLDPLENQADPEADYLDVMESNLASLRDALTCA; this comes from the coding sequence ATGCAACTCCGGTTCCGTCGTGCCCTCGTCCCGATCTCGGCCCTCGCCCTGGCCCTCCCGCTCGCCGCGTGCGGCGACGGTGGCGGTACCGCGAGCGACGCCGCCGGCGACACGGTCGACGTGCTCGCCTCCTTCTACCCCCTGCAGTACCTCACGCAGCGCGTGGGCGGCGACGCCGTCACCGTCTCGAGCCTCACCCCCGCAGGGGCCGAGCCGCACGATCTCGAGCTCTCCCCCGCCCAGGTCGCGAGCGTGGGACGCGCGGACCTCGTGGTCTACCTCTCGGGGTTCCAGCCCGCCGTCGACACCGCCGTGACCGAGGCGGCCCCGACCGCGATCGACGTCGCCGGCGCCGCCCGTCTGCGCGACGCCGCGCACGAGGAGGAGCACGACCACGAGGGCGAGGAGGAGGGCCACGACCACGGGACGCTCGACCCCCACTTCTGGCTCGATCCGATCCGGATGGCCGACGCGGCCGACGCCGTCGCCGCGCAGCTGAGCGAGGTCGACCCCGACGGCGCCGCGGACTTCGAGGCGAACGCCGCCACGCTGCGCACCGAGCTCGAGGGCCTGGACGGGTCCTACCGCACCGGCCTCGCGCAGTGCGAGACCACCACGATCGTCGTCGCGCACGAGGCCTACGGGTACCTCGCGACCGCCTACGGCCTCGAGCAGGAGGGCATCTCGGGCATCGACCCCGACGCCGAGCCCTCCCCCGCACGCCTGCGCGAGATCGAGCAGGTCGTGCGCGACACGGGTGTGAACATCATCTTCACGGAGTCGCTCATCGACCCCCGCGTGGCGGAGGTGCTGGCCGGCGACCTCGGCATCACGACCGGCGTGCTCGACCCGCTGGAGAACCAGGCCGACCCCGAGGCGGACTACCTTGACGTGATGGAGAGCAACCTGGCCTCGCTGCGCGACGCGCTGACCTGCGCGTGA
- a CDS encoding YibE/F family protein gives MQLPARELRRARIMLAAIVVPLLLGTIAGLVALWPKGESIAGSIPMTASGLSFETARITDVPGTPGAEVVAELLTGDGAGVEVPVSVGEDVLREPIPVGAEILVLFQADQLEAGASFTLVDYKREVPLIWLAVAYVALVALVARWRGLAAVVGLSASLAVIGLFVLPALMEGVSPLLVALVGSSAMMFVSVYLAHGVSIRTTTALLGTFVGLAVTTVLAIASAAGSNLLGTGSEEGYQVMSTFPEISMRALLVCGFVIAGLGALNDVTITQASAVWELHASDPTVPRRRVFLRAMRIGRDHIASTVYTLAFAYVGTALPMLMIASIYDRSPVQLITSSSIAEELVRTLVSSIGLVLAIPVTTAIAAALVRTSRRDERQLGGVVIAAGGGTAVVAAATPSGSAGSAPDPAAGSEASSGDGEREPGAGAPLRRRDLRERRSGTMEE, from the coding sequence GTGCAGCTCCCCGCGCGGGAGCTGCGCCGGGCCCGGATCATGCTCGCCGCGATCGTCGTCCCCCTCCTGCTGGGGACGATCGCCGGGCTCGTCGCGCTGTGGCCGAAGGGCGAGTCGATCGCGGGCTCCATCCCGATGACGGCCTCGGGGCTGTCCTTCGAGACGGCGCGCATCACCGACGTGCCCGGTACGCCGGGCGCGGAGGTCGTGGCCGAGTTGCTGACCGGTGACGGCGCGGGCGTCGAGGTGCCCGTGTCGGTCGGCGAGGACGTGCTGCGCGAGCCGATCCCGGTCGGTGCCGAGATCCTCGTGCTGTTCCAGGCCGACCAGCTCGAGGCCGGTGCGAGCTTCACCCTCGTGGACTACAAGCGCGAGGTGCCGCTGATCTGGTTGGCGGTGGCCTACGTCGCCCTGGTGGCGCTCGTCGCGCGATGGCGCGGGCTCGCCGCCGTCGTCGGGCTCTCGGCCTCCCTGGCCGTGATCGGGCTGTTCGTGCTGCCCGCCCTCATGGAGGGTGTCTCGCCGCTGCTGGTCGCGCTCGTGGGCTCCAGCGCCATGATGTTCGTCTCGGTCTACCTCGCGCACGGGGTCTCGATCAGGACCACGACGGCGCTGCTCGGCACGTTCGTCGGCCTGGCGGTCACGACCGTGCTCGCCATCGCCTCCGCCGCCGGCTCGAACCTCCTCGGCACGGGGTCGGAGGAGGGATACCAGGTCATGTCGACGTTCCCCGAGATCAGCATGCGCGCCCTGCTCGTGTGCGGGTTCGTGATCGCGGGGCTCGGCGCGCTCAACGACGTCACCATCACGCAGGCCAGCGCCGTGTGGGAGCTGCACGCCAGCGATCCGACGGTGCCGCGCCGGCGCGTGTTCCTGCGGGCCATGCGGATCGGGCGGGACCACATCGCCTCGACCGTCTACACGCTCGCGTTCGCCTACGTCGGCACCGCGCTGCCGATGCTCATGATCGCCTCGATCTACGATCGCTCACCCGTGCAGCTCATCACCTCCTCCAGCATCGCCGAGGAGCTCGTGCGCACGCTCGTGTCCTCCATCGGTCTCGTGCTCGCCATCCCCGTCACGACGGCGATCGCCGCGGCACTCGTGCGCACGTCGCGCCGCGACGAGCGGCAGCTCGGCGGCGTGGTGATCGCCGCCGGGGGTGGGACAGCGGTCGTGGCGGCCGCGACGCCGTCGGGCTCGGCCGGATCGGCTCCCGACCCGGCCGCGGGATCCGAGGCGTCCTCGGGCGACGGCGAGCGCGAGCCGGGCGCGGGCGCGCCGCTGCGCCGTCGTGATCTGCGCGAGCGCCGGTCTGGGACCATGGAGGAGTGA
- the dusB gene encoding tRNA dihydrouridine synthase DusB, with the protein MSLTLGRRTLGTPVVLAPMAGVTNAPFRQLCREAARAGLPAAGESGADAVLGADVPEGIFVSEMVTSRALVERTPESMRIITPAPDETVRSVQLYGVDPATVGAAVRMLVSEDRADHIDLNFGCPVPKVTKRGGGAVLPWKRDLFAAIVRVAVREAARGDVPLTVKMRMGIDADHLTYLEAGLRAQDAGAAWVALHARTAAEYYSGHAHRDAIARLKETVTDIPVLGNGDIWSAQDALDMVAETGCDGVVVGRGCQGRPWLFTDLVAGFAGTGRGVRPGLRDVARVLRRHGELMIEHFDGDEGRALRELRKHMAWYLKGYAVGGDARRGLALVDSLADLDAKLAALDLDQPYPGEAAEGQRGRAGTPKIPSVPQGWLDSREIDAELAASLHEAELSVSGG; encoded by the coding sequence GTGAGTCTCACCCTCGGTCGCCGCACGCTCGGCACACCCGTCGTCCTCGCGCCGATGGCGGGCGTGACCAACGCGCCGTTCCGCCAGCTGTGCCGCGAGGCCGCCCGCGCCGGGCTGCCGGCGGCCGGCGAGTCCGGGGCGGACGCCGTGCTCGGGGCCGACGTGCCCGAGGGCATCTTCGTGTCCGAGATGGTCACGTCGCGCGCGCTCGTGGAGCGCACGCCCGAGTCGATGCGCATCATCACGCCCGCGCCCGACGAGACCGTCCGCAGCGTGCAGCTGTACGGCGTCGACCCGGCCACCGTCGGCGCCGCGGTGCGGATGCTCGTGAGCGAGGACCGCGCGGACCACATCGATCTCAACTTCGGCTGCCCGGTGCCCAAGGTGACCAAGCGCGGCGGGGGAGCGGTGCTCCCGTGGAAGCGCGACCTGTTCGCCGCGATCGTGCGCGTCGCCGTGCGCGAGGCGGCGCGCGGCGACGTGCCGCTGACGGTGAAGATGCGCATGGGGATCGACGCCGATCACCTCACCTACCTCGAGGCGGGCCTCCGCGCCCAGGACGCCGGCGCCGCGTGGGTCGCGCTGCACGCGCGCACCGCGGCGGAGTACTACTCGGGGCACGCCCACCGCGACGCGATCGCGCGTCTCAAGGAGACCGTGACCGACATCCCGGTGCTCGGGAACGGGGACATCTGGTCGGCGCAGGACGCGCTGGACATGGTGGCGGAGACGGGGTGCGACGGCGTCGTGGTCGGGCGCGGGTGCCAGGGGCGGCCGTGGCTGTTCACCGACCTGGTGGCCGGCTTCGCCGGGACGGGCCGCGGCGTGCGTCCGGGCCTGCGGGACGTGGCTCGGGTGCTGCGCCGGCACGGCGAGCTGATGATCGAGCACTTCGACGGCGACGAGGGTCGCGCGCTGCGCGAGCTGCGCAAGCACATGGCTTGGTACCTCAAGGGCTACGCGGTGGGGGGTGACGCGCGGCGCGGTCTCGCGCTCGTGGACTCGCTGGCCGACCTGGACGCCAAGCTCGCCGCGCTCGACCTCGACCAGCCCTATCCCGGCGAGGCGGCCGAGGGGCAGCGCGGTCGTGCGGGGACGCCGAAGATCCCCAGCGTGCCGCAGGGCTGGCTCGACTCGCGCGAGATCGACGCCGAGCTGGCGGCCTCGCTGCACGAGGCCGAGCTGAGCGTCTCGGGCGGCTGA
- a CDS encoding MFS transporter, with translation MWAGLAIATTAVNLRTAVTGFTPLLEIIGRDLGYGVAVAGLLGTIPAASFGVFGFLAPVVTRKFGLERTAAAALGLTTVSLLLRALAPSTAVLIASTVLALAGIGAANVVIVPLVKAWFADRLALWTSLYLILMQTGQFVAPLLAVPVAERSSWQVSVGVWAAPAALAAVVWLVLALKLPADHHAPPPPPADGRKVRITRSGTAWGLVILFAMMALSNYGIITWLPAVLTDAGGSATLGGSMVGLYSAWGVVAALVVPQLATRLTNPFVVVVVCSAVLIAGYLGLVLSPLGGTLVWVCALGVGVSTFPLCMTLINRRTRSPQTASTVSGFVQGTGYALACFGPISLGLLRESTGSWSTPLLVLAATAVPGVLAGWFACRPRFIDDPAPAAGATPAAASR, from the coding sequence GTGTGGGCGGGACTGGCGATCGCGACGACGGCCGTCAACCTGCGCACCGCCGTCACCGGCTTCACACCGCTGCTGGAGATCATCGGGCGCGACCTGGGCTACGGCGTGGCCGTGGCCGGGCTCCTGGGGACGATCCCCGCAGCCTCGTTCGGCGTCTTCGGCTTCCTCGCTCCGGTCGTCACGCGGAAGTTCGGCCTCGAACGCACCGCCGCCGCGGCGCTCGGGCTGACGACCGTGTCGCTGCTCCTGCGGGCGCTCGCGCCCTCGACAGCCGTCCTGATCGCCTCCACCGTCCTGGCGCTCGCGGGGATCGGCGCCGCCAACGTGGTCATCGTTCCGCTGGTCAAGGCGTGGTTCGCCGACCGGCTGGCGCTGTGGACCTCGCTCTACCTCATCCTGATGCAGACCGGCCAGTTCGTCGCACCTCTCCTCGCGGTACCTGTGGCCGAGAGGTCCTCCTGGCAGGTGTCGGTGGGGGTGTGGGCAGCGCCGGCAGCGCTGGCAGCCGTGGTCTGGCTGGTCCTGGCGCTCAAACTCCCCGCCGACCACCACGCGCCTCCGCCCCCTCCTGCGGACGGGCGGAAGGTGCGCATCACCCGGTCGGGCACGGCCTGGGGGCTGGTGATCCTGTTCGCGATGATGGCGTTGTCGAACTACGGCATCATCACCTGGCTCCCTGCCGTCCTCACCGATGCCGGCGGGAGCGCCACGCTCGGCGGCTCGATGGTCGGGCTCTACTCGGCCTGGGGAGTCGTCGCAGCGCTCGTCGTACCTCAGCTGGCCACACGGCTGACCAACCCCTTCGTCGTCGTGGTGGTCTGCTCGGCCGTCCTGATCGCCGGCTACCTGGGACTGGTGCTGTCACCCCTCGGGGGAACGCTGGTCTGGGTGTGCGCACTGGGTGTCGGGGTGAGCACGTTCCCGTTGTGCATGACGCTCATCAACCGCCGCACCCGCAGCCCGCAGACCGCCTCGACGGTGTCGGGCTTCGTGCAGGGCACCGGGTACGCGCTGGCGTGCTTCGGACCGATCAGCCTCGGCCTCCTCCGCGAGTCCACCGGATCGTGGTCGACCCCGCTCCTCGTCCTCGCCGCCACCGCCGTGCCAGGTGTCCTGGCCGGGTGGTTCGCCTGTCGACCTCGGTTCATCGACGACCCCGCCCCGGCCGCCGGAGCCACGCCGGCCGCCGCATCCCGCTGA
- a CDS encoding FadR/GntR family transcriptional regulator, whose translation MRRTPADVDRLRTLRATRLGSWQEAEPELRARADLDLHRAVVVATHNPLYLQLYSSMIEVFAVHMRDEDAEVGGAHELHHDLVEAIAQGEADRAVAVVSEIFRPHTG comes from the coding sequence CTGCGTCGCACGCCTGCCGACGTCGATCGCCTGCGGACGCTCCGTGCCACGAGGCTCGGCAGCTGGCAGGAGGCCGAGCCGGAGCTGCGCGCCCGGGCCGATCTCGACCTGCACCGAGCTGTCGTGGTGGCGACCCACAACCCGCTCTACCTCCAGCTGTACTCGAGCATGATCGAGGTGTTCGCCGTCCACATGCGGGACGAGGACGCGGAGGTGGGCGGGGCGCACGAGCTCCACCACGACCTGGTGGAGGCGATCGCGCAGGGCGAGGCCGACCGGGCCGTCGCGGTGGTCTCGGAGATCTTCCGACCCCACACGGGGTGA
- a CDS encoding LacI family DNA-binding transcriptional regulator — translation MTTHDVPRTRLADLAEHSGVSTATVSRVLNRKPGVAESTRQAVYHALDLLGYERPRRMTAPSAGLVGLVVPELSNPVFPAFAQAIETAMAHHGYTPLLCTQTSSGVTEDEYVETLMSADVAGIVFVNGLHADSQAPVARYQRLAERGVPFVLVNGHRDELAAPSVSVDERLGMDLAVRHLASLGHRRIALAVGPDRLIPAAQKREGFVTAMKRWVGPDAEHRVLTSLFTVEGGEAAARVLLREGATAIVCGSDIMALGAVRAVAQAGLRVPEDVSIVGFDDSPFMNFTSPPLTTLRQPVDAMSQAVVDTVLSAMAGRTDPIELRFAPELIVRGSTAAAPTPPPSHR, via the coding sequence GTGACCACCCACGACGTGCCGCGCACCCGTCTGGCCGATCTGGCCGAGCACTCGGGGGTCAGCACCGCCACGGTGTCGCGCGTCCTCAACCGCAAGCCGGGTGTCGCCGAGTCGACGCGCCAGGCGGTCTACCACGCGCTCGACCTCCTGGGGTACGAGCGGCCGCGGCGGATGACGGCGCCGTCGGCCGGCCTGGTCGGCCTCGTCGTCCCCGAGCTGTCCAACCCGGTCTTCCCCGCGTTCGCGCAGGCGATCGAGACGGCGATGGCGCACCACGGCTACACCCCGCTGCTGTGCACGCAGACCTCGAGCGGCGTGACGGAGGACGAGTACGTCGAGACCCTGATGTCGGCCGACGTCGCCGGCATCGTCTTCGTCAACGGCCTGCACGCGGACTCCCAGGCGCCGGTGGCGCGCTATCAGCGCCTGGCCGAGCGCGGCGTACCGTTCGTGCTGGTCAACGGCCACCGCGACGAGCTCGCCGCACCGTCGGTCTCGGTGGACGAGCGCCTCGGGATGGACCTGGCCGTGCGCCACCTCGCCTCGCTCGGGCACCGTCGGATCGCGCTCGCCGTCGGGCCCGACCGCCTCATCCCGGCCGCGCAGAAGCGCGAGGGTTTCGTGACGGCGATGAAGCGGTGGGTCGGGCCGGACGCCGAGCACCGGGTGCTGACGTCGCTCTTCACGGTCGAGGGCGGGGAGGCCGCCGCGCGCGTGCTCCTGCGCGAGGGTGCGACGGCGATCGTGTGCGGCAGCGACATCATGGCGCTCGGCGCCGTCCGGGCCGTGGCCCAGGCCGGTCTGCGGGTGCCCGAGGACGTCTCGATCGTCGGGTTCGACGACTCGCCCTTCATGAACTTCACCTCGCCGCCGCTGACGACGCTGCGCCAGCCGGTCGACGCGATGAGCCAGGCCGTCGTGGACACCGTGCTGTCAGCCATGGCCGGCCGGACCGACCCGATCGAGCTGCGCTTCGCCCCCGAGCTGATCGTGCGCGGCTCGACGGCGGCCGCCCCCACCCCGCCCCCGTCGCACCGCTAG
- a CDS encoding sugar ABC transporter substrate-binding protein has product MRRSTITAALATAALLLTACGGGGGGTDETATGGTDETSAEEETSAAESEGEEEAPVRGDQDLVIWTDDVKFDAVTAAAEAFGEANGISVGVQAIVNTRTDFITANEAGNGPDVLVGAHDWIGQLVSNGAIDPLQISGDSLSGYADRAVSAVTYNGQLYGVPYGVESLVLYCNTEYAPDTYATIDDAIAAGQAAKDAGQVDSALNIPQGVDGDPYNMQPLYTSAGGYLFGVTADGTPDPADLGVGTEAGQAAAAKLATLGSSGSGVLSTAISGDNAIALFADGRAACLISGPWALGDVTTGLGADGFTVQPIPGFADGGPAVPFMGAQAFYVASNGANKSFAQAFVTGTTGGSLNTEETMQILFDNANLPPAMTSVRETAAAADPLVGVFGDAADQAQPMPAIPAMDQVWTPLGQAYAAIIGGADPAATMVTAGETISSAIASS; this is encoded by the coding sequence ATGCGCAGATCAACCATCACGGCCGCCCTCGCCACGGCGGCCCTGCTGCTCACGGCGTGCGGCGGGGGAGGTGGCGGCACCGACGAGACCGCCACGGGCGGAACTGACGAGACCTCTGCCGAGGAGGAGACCTCCGCCGCCGAGAGCGAGGGCGAGGAGGAGGCGCCCGTCCGCGGCGACCAGGACCTCGTGATCTGGACGGACGACGTCAAGTTCGACGCCGTCACCGCCGCCGCGGAGGCGTTCGGCGAGGCGAACGGCATCTCGGTCGGTGTGCAGGCGATCGTCAACACCCGCACCGACTTCATCACGGCCAACGAGGCGGGCAACGGCCCCGACGTCCTCGTCGGCGCGCACGACTGGATCGGCCAGCTCGTCTCCAACGGCGCCATCGACCCGCTCCAGATCTCGGGCGACTCCCTCAGCGGGTACGCGGACCGCGCCGTCTCCGCCGTGACCTACAACGGCCAGCTCTACGGCGTCCCCTACGGCGTCGAGTCCCTCGTGCTGTACTGCAACACCGAGTACGCGCCCGACACCTACGCCACGATCGACGACGCCATCGCCGCCGGTCAGGCGGCCAAGGACGCCGGTCAGGTGGACTCGGCCCTCAACATCCCGCAGGGCGTCGACGGCGACCCCTACAACATGCAGCCGCTCTACACCTCGGCCGGCGGCTACCTCTTCGGCGTCACGGCCGACGGCACCCCCGACCCCGCCGACCTCGGCGTCGGCACCGAGGCCGGCCAGGCCGCCGCCGCCAAGCTCGCCACCCTGGGCTCCTCCGGGTCGGGTGTCCTCTCGACCGCGATCTCCGGCGACAACGCGATCGCGCTGTTCGCGGACGGCCGCGCCGCGTGCCTCATCTCCGGCCCCTGGGCCCTCGGTGACGTGACCACCGGCCTCGGTGCCGACGGCTTCACCGTGCAGCCGATCCCCGGGTTCGCCGACGGCGGCCCCGCCGTCCCGTTCATGGGCGCGCAGGCGTTCTACGTGGCCTCGAACGGCGCGAACAAGAGCTTCGCGCAGGCGTTCGTGACCGGCACCACCGGTGGTTCCCTCAACACCGAGGAGACCATGCAGATCCTGTTCGACAACGCGAACCTGCCGCCGGCGATGACGTCGGTGCGCGAGACCGCCGCGGCGGCCGACCCGCTGGTCGGCGTGTTCGGCGACGCGGCCGACCAGGCCCAGCCCATGCCGGCCATCCCCGCCATGGACCAGGTCTGGACGCCGCTCGGCCAGGCCTACGCCGCGATCATCGGCGGCGCCGACCCGGCGGCCACCATGGTGACTGCGGGCGAGACCATCAGCTCGGCGATCGCCAGCTCCTGA
- a CDS encoding ABC transporter permease subunit, which yields MTQTLTPTPQRRDVGPPRRRHPLTIDARTSGGLIVKIVSLGLVLALAIALTPTLVATANWAFLALLWATVLVVVAVYLTGRVVPAKYLLPGVLMLVLFLIYPIVLTFQLSTTNYSDGTRSSKDAAIARIVGTSAVQVEGGAVYSLVVGTQGATTTGPFEMLLVDAATEQAFVGSEEEGLTELPADAVTIEAGTITAADGYTILTRQEQNDLSGSGQPLDGFAVPVDDDTVIKAQGFQAIEMRTPLIYDEDADTITNDDTGVVYTAERAPSGDRSYFVDPDGQRLATQSWSENVGLFNFERVFSDQRITGPFISILGWTIVFAVGSVGSTFLLGLFLATTLNETRMRGQRAFRSFLIMPYAIPGFISLMVWAGFWNRDYGLVNDMLGTGIDWFGDATWAKVAVLLTNLWMGFPYMFLICTGALQSIPSDLKEAAAIDGATGFGQFRRVVFPSCSSRRRRCSCPRSRSTSTTSTRSSCSRRAARSRPTTRRRAAPTSSSATPTGSRSAAAGRRSVSPRPSRCCCSSSRACSPPSSSAGPASSRR from the coding sequence GTGACCCAGACCCTCACGCCCACGCCGCAGCGTCGCGACGTCGGCCCGCCGCGCCGTCGGCACCCCCTCACGATCGACGCCCGCACCTCGGGCGGCCTGATCGTCAAGATCGTCAGCCTCGGGCTCGTGCTGGCCCTGGCCATCGCCCTCACGCCGACCCTCGTGGCGACGGCGAACTGGGCCTTCCTCGCCCTGCTGTGGGCGACGGTCCTCGTCGTCGTCGCGGTCTACCTCACCGGTCGCGTCGTCCCGGCCAAGTACCTGCTGCCCGGCGTCCTCATGCTGGTGCTGTTCCTCATCTACCCGATCGTGCTGACGTTCCAGCTCTCGACGACGAACTACAGCGACGGCACGCGATCCAGCAAGGACGCGGCGATCGCGCGCATCGTGGGCACGTCCGCCGTCCAGGTCGAGGGCGGCGCGGTCTACTCCCTCGTCGTCGGAACGCAGGGCGCGACGACCACCGGCCCGTTCGAGATGCTGCTGGTCGACGCCGCCACCGAGCAGGCGTTCGTGGGCTCGGAGGAGGAGGGCCTCACCGAGCTCCCCGCCGACGCCGTCACGATCGAGGCCGGCACGATCACGGCCGCCGACGGGTACACGATCCTCACCCGCCAGGAGCAGAACGACCTCAGCGGGTCGGGTCAGCCTCTCGACGGCTTCGCCGTCCCGGTCGACGACGACACGGTCATCAAGGCCCAGGGCTTCCAGGCGATCGAGATGCGCACGCCGCTGATCTACGACGAGGACGCGGACACGATCACTAACGACGACACGGGAGTCGTCTACACGGCCGAGCGCGCACCGTCGGGTGACCGCTCCTACTTCGTGGACCCCGACGGTCAGCGCCTGGCGACCCAGTCGTGGTCGGAGAACGTGGGGCTGTTCAACTTCGAGCGCGTCTTCTCCGACCAGCGGATCACGGGCCCGTTCATCTCGATCCTCGGCTGGACCATCGTCTTCGCCGTCGGGTCGGTCGGCAGCACGTTCCTGCTCGGCCTGTTCCTGGCGACCACGCTCAACGAGACCCGGATGCGGGGCCAGCGCGCCTTCCGGTCGTTCCTGATCATGCCGTACGCGATTCCCGGGTTCATCTCGCTCATGGTCTGGGCGGGGTTCTGGAACAGGGACTACGGGCTCGTCAACGACATGCTCGGCACGGGGATCGACTGGTTCGGGGACGCGACGTGGGCGAAGGTCGCGGTGCTCCTGACGAACCTCTGGATGGGGTTCCCGTACATGTTCCTCATCTGCACGGGCGCCCTGCAGTCGATCCCCTCCGACCTGAAGGAGGCCGCGGCGATCGACGGCGCGACCGGCTTCGGCCAGTTCCGGCGCGTGGTCTTCCCCTCCTGCTCGTCTCGACGGCGCCGCTGCTCGTGTCCTCGTTCGCGTTCAACTTCAACAACTTCAACGCGATCCAGCTGCTCACGGAGGGCGGCCCGTTCACGCCCGACAACCCGACGGCGGGCGGCACCGACATCCTCATCAGCTACACCTACCGGCTCGCGTTCGGCAGCGGCGGGTCGCAGATCGGTTTCGCCTCGGCCGTCTCGGTGCTGCTGTTCGTCCTCACGGGCGTGCTCGCCGCCATCCAGTTCCGCGGGACCCGCAAGCTCGAGGAGATGA
- a CDS encoding sugar ABC transporter permease, whose translation MLACIYAVIPILYIVSAALNPIGSVASTDLIPRVISFVNFEQLWSNPSRPFFRWALNTVVVAAVVVLVQLLFSCFAAYAFSRFRFRGRRAGLLSLLLILMFPQILVTVALFQMFSVVGEVLPAFGLDSLAGYILIMLGGSLGQVYLIKGFFDTVPIELDEAAKIDGAGHFQVFVRILLPLLQSILVISGLLVFVGVIGEFLLASIFLRSTDVKTIAVGMQGVLAADQSNNLGWFAAGSVVIAVPIILLFQYLQRYIIGGITSGAVKG comes from the coding sequence GTGCTGGCGTGCATCTACGCCGTCATCCCGATCCTGTACATCGTCTCGGCGGCGCTGAACCCGATCGGCTCGGTCGCCTCGACCGACCTCATCCCGCGCGTCATCAGCTTCGTCAACTTCGAGCAGCTGTGGAGCAACCCCTCGCGGCCCTTCTTCCGGTGGGCGCTCAACACGGTGGTCGTGGCGGCCGTGGTCGTGCTGGTGCAGCTCCTTTTCAGCTGCTTCGCCGCCTACGCGTTCTCGCGCTTCCGCTTCCGCGGCCGTCGCGCCGGGCTGCTCTCGCTCCTGCTGATCCTGATGTTCCCGCAGATCCTCGTCACGGTCGCGCTGTTCCAGATGTTCAGCGTGGTGGGTGAGGTGCTGCCGGCCTTCGGCCTCGACAGCCTCGCGGGCTACATCCTCATCATGCTCGGCGGCTCGCTCGGGCAGGTCTACCTGATCAAGGGCTTCTTCGACACGGTCCCGATCGAGCTGGACGAGGCCGCCAAGATCGACGGCGCCGGCCACTTCCAGGTGTTCGTGCGCATTCTGCTGCCGCTGCTGCAGTCCATCCTCGTGATCTCCGGGCTGCTGGTCTTCGTCGGGGTGATCGGAGAGTTCCTGCTGGCCTCGATCTTCCTGCGCTCCACGGACGTCAAGACCATCGCCGTCGGCATGCAGGGCGTGCTGGCGGCGGACCAGTCCAACAACCTGGGCTGGTTCGCGGCCGGCTCGGTGGTCATCGCCGTGCCGATCATCCTGCTGTTCCAGTACCTGCAGCGCTACATCATCGGCGGCATCACCTCGGGCGCCGTGAAGGGATGA